A single genomic interval of Primulina huaijiensis isolate GDHJ02 chromosome 7, ASM1229523v2, whole genome shotgun sequence harbors:
- the LOC140981106 gene encoding NAD(P)H-quinone oxidoreductase subunit L, chloroplastic isoform X2: MNSLSSHIPKALPSLFHPCNPKFRSSSISCKQTQSHLYPNSANQGGTSFSLKIIKDSVAEIPGLAIQVGALLGTIAEPAFAVTGVNDEEDLASVLIQSGIAAFLYFIVAPPIIMNWLRVRWYRRGLLEMYLQFMFVFIFYAGVLLWAPFLNFRKFPRDPSMKYPWSTPENPSEIKGGFLKYPWAKPEDYD, translated from the exons ATGAACTCATTGAGCTCCCACATCCCCAAGGCTCTGCCATCTCTCTTCCATCCCTGTAATCCCAAATTTCGTTCTTCATCCATTTCTTGTAAACAAACCCAATCCCATCTATATCCCAACTCAGCTAATCAG GGAGGAACCAGTTTCAGCTTGAAGATAATCAAAGATTCGGTGGCTGAAATTCCTGGTTTGGCAATTCAAGTTGGAGCGCTTCTGGGGACT ATTGCGGAGCCAGCTTTTGCGGTGACGGGAGTGAACGATGAAGAAGACTTGGCCTCGGTTTTGATCCAGTCGGGAATTGCGGCTTTCCTGTATTTCATTGTTGCTCCG CCCATCATAATGAATTGGCTTCGGGTTAGATGGTACAGGAGGGGCTTATTGGAAATGTATCTGCAATTCATGTTCGTTTTCATCTTCTATGCGGG GGTATTGCTTTGGGCACCATTTCTCAACTTCAGAAAGTTCCCTAGAGATCCATCAATGAAGTATCCTTGGTCCACACCAGAAAATCCTTCCGAGATTAAAGGTGGATTCTTGAAGTACCCATGGGCTAAACCAGAAGACTATGACTAA
- the LOC140981106 gene encoding NAD(P)H-quinone oxidoreductase subunit L, chloroplastic isoform X1, protein MNSLSSHIPKALPSLFHPCNPKFRSSSISCKQTQSHLYPNSANQGGTSFSLKIIKDSVAEIPGLAIQVGALLGTVGLCFIAEPAFAVTGVNDEEDLASVLIQSGIAAFLYFIVAPPIIMNWLRVRWYRRGLLEMYLQFMFVFIFYAGVLLWAPFLNFRKFPRDPSMKYPWSTPENPSEIKGGFLKYPWAKPEDYD, encoded by the exons ATGAACTCATTGAGCTCCCACATCCCCAAGGCTCTGCCATCTCTCTTCCATCCCTGTAATCCCAAATTTCGTTCTTCATCCATTTCTTGTAAACAAACCCAATCCCATCTATATCCCAACTCAGCTAATCAG GGAGGAACCAGTTTCAGCTTGAAGATAATCAAAGATTCGGTGGCTGAAATTCCTGGTTTGGCAATTCAAGTTGGAGCGCTTCTGGGGACTGTAGGATTGTGTTTT ATTGCGGAGCCAGCTTTTGCGGTGACGGGAGTGAACGATGAAGAAGACTTGGCCTCGGTTTTGATCCAGTCGGGAATTGCGGCTTTCCTGTATTTCATTGTTGCTCCG CCCATCATAATGAATTGGCTTCGGGTTAGATGGTACAGGAGGGGCTTATTGGAAATGTATCTGCAATTCATGTTCGTTTTCATCTTCTATGCGGG GGTATTGCTTTGGGCACCATTTCTCAACTTCAGAAAGTTCCCTAGAGATCCATCAATGAAGTATCCTTGGTCCACACCAGAAAATCCTTCCGAGATTAAAGGTGGATTCTTGAAGTACCCATGGGCTAAACCAGAAGACTATGACTAA